A stretch of DNA from Lycium ferocissimum isolate CSIRO_LF1 chromosome 4, AGI_CSIRO_Lferr_CH_V1, whole genome shotgun sequence:
tgcgtaAAATAGACcctgtggtccggcccttccccggacaccgcgcatagcgggagcttggTGCACCAGGCTGCCCTTTTCATGGCTGTGCTGTCGTTATATGTAGTCAATGCTAAAAGATTTAAAATACACAAATTGAACATGctatatttggaaactatgTCAGAAATGATTTATGAGGGTGCAATTTGACAGTTCTCTCGGCAGCTACTCTGACTGTGTCTCTGTTTCCACGGAATATTGTTAGCGCTCATTTGTGATTTTTTGTTTGGGATAAGGAGTCATATTGATTGCTTGTTTGAGATTTCTTCTATTAGGAGCTTTAACTTGAGGTCAAGTGATATTGATATTTCCTCTGACTAGAAATGTGACATGCTTGTTGATTGAACTATAGGAAAGTTGCAGACAGGCCAAGAGATCCTGCAAAGTGGAATGAGATTGCGGATGTTGCTGCCGCTCTCTCTATTCCAGTTATAGCAAATGGTGATGTTTTTGAATATGAGGATTTTCAACGCATTAGAGATGCAACAGGTGTGCTTAAACTTCTTATAATTGCCCTTTGTTCTTGTATTGTTCTCTGATGAATCGGTTTGCACTTTGTGGGTGaagttttatatattttagataATGATCTGGATGTTTTAGCACAACTATTTTGTCACAAGATAAATGTATCTGTGTTGTCCCTATATGGGtatatatgtttgattttcatcAAATGTCCATAGGTTTTAGGAAACAGGATCAAATAGCTTACATATCTTCTAATGTGTTTAGTTGTGCGTTGTGCTTAGACACTTGATGGTTCTTTCTCGTAAAAGATGTATATAGACATTCTATATGCAGGAATGTTCCCTTCAATCAATGAGTTAACTACTTCCATGAAAAAATGTAGAAAAAagcttgaattcttgaattctGTAGAGAACTGTGGATGCATTTGACAAGTTTAGGGGTTCAACATGAAGGATAGATGCTATATATGTTCATTTCTTATCCAGCTTTTACAAGTACATTGTAAGAACTTGGAGGAGGGAAACTGTGTTGAGTTTACATGTGGTCCAACATCCAGTGATCATCAAATGGAAGCTTTGTTTCTTTCCTTATTGTTTCTTCCTTGTGTTTCCTTCTCCCTAAAGAAAGACAAACACATTAATGCACTAAACGTGGAGTTTTAGCACAGCACTGCAACAGCTGTAGAGCCGTGATGCGAAGTTGTTGATTGTTGACTTGCTTGCACTCTGTCTTATAGAATTCCTCTAACTGCCTAGCAAAATCATTGTAGATGCTTGTAGTTCAGGCCCATTAACTCTTCTAATTGATGATgctcggatcctccaaaaaagGGCCTCACCCGTGTCAGACATGGGGTGAGGTGATATATTTGGAGGATCCGAGCAACATCGCCTCCAATTTGAAAGTTATATTCAGAGATTTGCTATTGCCCCAGAAAGGAAAATTATTCTTTGTTTCCTTTTGACGCATCAAATAAATGAACAATCTGTATGTGAAAAGAATCATTCACACTAAGTTGATGATTGTCTTTCTATCTGCTGGTATGAATATCTACATGGTTGTTTCTGCTTATGTTTTTCAACATTTAACAGCTATATTGTATAGGTGCTTCATCTGTGATGGTTGCAAGAGGAGCCATTTGGAATGCCTCTATATTCTCTTCCGAGGGAAAAATACCACGGGAAGATGTCAAAAGAGAGTATGTGAGAAAGGTATTCGGTCTGTGAAACCAGACGTGAATCAATCTCTTATTACATGTTAAAATTAGACTCTGAATTAAGTGGCCACTTTGTCCATCCAGCGTATAAATGGAATAGACTAAAATATATTCAGCATTTGCTTGAAATTGAAGATGATGAAGTCATTGGCTTCCTATATGTGTTTCTCTCCAACTATAAGTAACAGGTTTGGGTGCTTTGGTTGCAGAGTATATTGTGGGATAACGATATCAAAAGTACAAAGCACACCCTGAAGGAAATGATAATGCAATATTCTTCCCTTGGGCTCCCGGAGGGGCTGGCAGTAATTAAATCAGATACCTTGGCAGATATAGCGTAAGTTTTCTTGTCTGCTGCTCTTACTTCCACCCGTAATTCCATGTGATCAAATTTAGTTGCTGTTCAGTTAGTTTCCAAATTAAGTTGTTCGTGTTCTGATTCCTAAAATGCGTAGTTTGGATGTTGTACCTTCACCCTCACCCCTTCCTTTGTTTTCTACATAATTACGTAGTCTGCGCATTTTAAAAGTTGCTCAAAGTTTTCTGACTCAATAAAAATGAGGATTTAACTTGTGAGGTTCATCCTTGTACCATTGTTCACTATGAGATTTGTCCAACATTGGAATTTGGACAGGGTTCTTATGTCCATAACCTTTACTAGTATTATTTCCCATTGGTAAAACTCTTCACATATAAGCTGTTAATTAGTCAAGTGACAATGATTGGACTAATTAGTTCTGAAATATGTTATGTTGTGACCCTTGCTGTTGTGGTTAGTGCTATATTCAATAGGAGGTAACGAGAACAGGGAGAGGAGAGGGTTATTTCTCTCATTTGGCGAAAAAAGAGTTACTTCTTGAAAGTAGTGATACCTTTTTCAACCCTTTGTAAGTGGTCTTGAGGGTTATCTGATTTACATGTTCATTTGCTTCCAAGGCACTGGCGCTGACATAAACTCATGTCACTATACCTAGATCCTATTACTTCTGATGTATGATCTAATTTATGGAGTCCTCCTCAAACATATTTTCCCTTCCTCTGGGTGGTCTTCTGTTGGGCACCTAATATTTTACTGACTGCAtatttaatttatctttcaGGAAACTTTACGGTGAAGAAGAATACTATGAATATGTCTTAGAAAGCCGGAGGAAgcagataacataagataaataGTTTCACCCTCACTAAGCGGAGAAGTCAATACACTAAGATGTCGATGAAACTAGATGACcatttataatttataaagCTAGTGGGGGTGTTTGAAGCAAGAGATAGAGGTGGACTTTGCACATGAGGTTGTTAATGAGTTGAAGAATCACATAAGTTCTGACTTCTTTCCGAGCTATGTGACTCTATACCCGAATGATATCTCTTGTTTGAGTTTAAAGTAACATTCCGACACCCCTGAAGAATTCCCTTAACTGCGAAAGTTCAAACAGTATTCATTGTAGGCTTTACACTAAATTGAACTAGTATAGTTTACTTGCATAAAACGACGCTATAGCtatgtatgttttggttgtAAAAGAGGCACCATTGATTCATTGAAGTCTTTGCTTGATTCCCTTCGTTTTGCAGACATTATTTGCAAATTTAAGAGATTTATGGGTGACGACTGAAATCATGTACAACTAAACAATTTTTTACTAGTATAATTCTTCGAATTTGTGATTTTGTTTTTGCTAAGACTATTTGCATATCAATAAAACAAATCGACGAAAAGCGGAAGAATTTCATACAAATTCTTTTAAAGGTGTTACATGAATAGAAAGAACCATGCCTAGGCAGAGCTTTAGTGTTATCTATACTTAGAAAAATAAGTGTAAAGCGAAACTTTTGCTTTCCTGGCTTTGCTCTATTCTTCCAACACAATGAGGCGTACCAAAATAATTCTCTGttctattcaatttttttttttttgacagtAAAGTATTTACCCTTAATACGTAATCACTTTGTCTAAGCCTAACATATCTACTCAACACTTTGatagtatatttttttgtttaccATCAGAAATTCAAAATTCACTACCTTGATTAATCTGAATTTGTACGGGTAAAGCCCACAAAGGAGGTAAAACGCTTATCTCCCAGGAAGTTCTGCATTTCTGGTGTTCGAATTGATGACTTTTGGTGGAGGGATCAAAACCGTCCCACCACACCCGTTAGCGGCAGtattattttgttcatttttttaagATTGATATGACTACTCTCTTTCTTAAGAATCTCCAGCAAGACAGAGGTGTCCAACTCAAAGTCCAAGCCATatgcaccccccccccccccccccccccaaaaaaagaaaggagttgCTAATTTTGGACTTCTTTCTCCTTGGTATATACTCGACTAAGttaagaaaatacaaaaagagGTTTTCAGAAAATTTTACTGCATTAATATAATAGCGTTTGTTTTGCGACTGATATATAACCGTTATTTAAAAGTAAAGACATGAAGAGACACAGAAAATGAGTCAACTTACTTCAAAATAATATACTTCATTTTAGTTATATGAGCACTCTCGTTATGTTCATAAGCCAGGATTATTATATATCTTTCAAGCTTACACACACAGAGTATAGCAAATTTCTCAAGATGAAGCAACACAAGGTTCTTGTGGCGCAAAATGGGTAAGGTATGCATCAGCCAACATTTGGCCTAATTTAACTTGAGCCTCTGTGGTTAAATGGAGATTATCTTCCTTAAGCTGTAATCCCATGGCGTCAACACATACAACTTTTGGAAGATCAATCGCCTTTTGCGCTTCTCGAATCTTTTCAATATACTTCTCATCTCCTGATGCAATTGCAACCTGTAGAACAATGCAATGCAGTTAGAGAACATGTTATAATGTTCCAACTACTTTGGTCCATGAAATTTTAACATCAGCTAGCTATATGATAGAGAGATAGAAACAGAATTAGATATCGGATCTATCAACATTCCATACAAGGAAACGACCAAAATTTGTTCCAAATTCCTAACTACAATTGCTGCAATCCTTGAAAAGTTACATGCATCAGGCTGATTTGAATTGGCCTCGCGATTTCACATAACgctttttattcctttctaaACTAGCCAGTTACTATGTAAACTAATAAATTGAATAAATGCAGAGAGAGCATctttttaagcacaaaatagaGAACGCTTAGCTTTACTTTCTAGTATTCGACGTTTAGTGTTGAGAACCAGGAGCGGAGCCAAAGTATAGTTTGCTGGTTCGGCCGAACCAAGTAACTTTggttcaatatttgttttaagaaattcattaaacatgtacaaattaataatttaaaactcAGTAACATAAAAGGACTAGAATGCAGAACCGATAAGCTTCAAATCCTGAGTCCGACTGTATAGTAATAAGGTTACTTATTTCAAACAGACACCATTTAGGTTTGAAGCAAAATAATACTAGCTAACCTGAATAATTGGCAGAGATGGCAAATGCAAATCAGCACGAACATTATGTATTAACTTCTCCAtattagccttataggtctcAGCACAATGCTGAGATAATGTATCACTCTCTCCTTGATACCAAAGCAACGCCTTGATTTCTCCACCATGATGCATGGCTGCTCTAGCTCTCTTGACCATATTCACATACAAATGCTCCCCATGGGCCCACTCCTTTATCGCGGTTCCTCCTACAGCACATGGCACTAACCCAATAGCTTCCACACGGTCCTTGATCGCGTTTGCAAATGACATTCCAGGTCCAACACCACAGGTCTTTTTGGAATCAATGTCATGGTGGAGTGGCTCACGTGCCACCTCCCAGTGGAGGTGTGCACTGAGACGGAAGATTCTAGAAGCATCAGGAGAGCACTCGTTTGGTACAACGCCGTCCCAGTGATGCTTTTCTACTCCACCGCGACCAGCCATGTTACTCTGCCCCGATAGAATGAACACATTTTTGAGGGAATTAGCTTCATTTTCCAAGGTTGAGGCCATAGCTCACAGTTCAAGATGCTGAATCAGTGCTGTGATTGAAAGTGGTTGTCGCTAACCAAAGACACTGATGGTGAAAAACTTAGAATCCCTCAAATTTGGACTATCTATCTGTCAATAATTCTTCTTAATTCAACACCTCTGCTGCTGTTATACAGAAAAATCATTTATCAGAAAACTAAAACCGATGGGAAGCGTATTGAATATCACTCTTACTTATCAGGAGACTGATGATACACATATATTTACAAGGGAAAGacaagaaaattgaaaaggaTACATCATACATTCAATCAAAAGGAATAAACAATCCAAATGCTTATAGCAGAAACTGTGTTTGGCAACCAATGACAACTACGCATAAGGCCCAAACAAATTCGGCAAGCTAtatatatgaatcctcactgaTACTCCATTTAAACTCGATGCTGATTAATCCAATCAATAATCATATAAATGCTGATTAATCCAATCATATATTCATCCTTTCAAAGACCAATTAAATCTTAAATGTACCCTTCAGTAAAATCCTTTTCCCCTTCCTAAATTGATCTCTTGCATTTCATATTCAAAATTACACATAAATTGTTCGTTTTGTAAAACAAAACCTATAGAATATCACATACATCGAAAGTAATACAACTTGCAACATCAAAAGAATACTTGAAAagcttaattaaaaaaaaacataaagaagCCAAAAGTCCAAAAGTCGcattccttttttatttatttatgaaacTCTGTAggtaaaatattaatattaatacagtcaaacctctctataacaacatttcactataacgaccaagttTTTTTTGGGACCGACGTTcatattatgtgatattatatgttctctacAACAACATCTTGTatagcaacaaaaaaatatcCGGACAAACGACATCATTATAGAAAGGTTTTAGATTAAATTCACTAAAGCATCCAAATACATCTAACAGGTCTATTAAGCAGCTCCTAAATGACATCTCTCCCGATGAATTGGTATATTATTACCTTAAATGTTACCGAAAGACACCCTCTTTTCTAATTAAAATCAACTTAGCCCACTTAAATACACGAAATTAATGAGATCAAAACAATTAGATAATCCCCTTAAGACAAATATGAGTGAAATTATAATCTACTAATGCTAATCTAAGGGTAATTTTAAGTTAGGAATGAACAAAATAGGCAAAGCAAATCGGTAAGGGGTAAGAAAAATTACCAGAGACTTGGGTTTAAGCAAAATATCCAAGTAAATTGCACAAAGAAATTGATTCCAATTAAAGAATATGAGAATTGCGGAGAAGGTGGACAATAACGACGCCGTAAAGGTCAATCtaaagggtcgtttggttgaTTAATAATGCTTAAATTTTACGCGGGGATTATTTTTCTGTTAGATATTTAATTTGTGCGCTctctctctcaatttttttaatccTAAACATTGAATAAGTGAAATTTTAGTTGGGTTGTCAAAGTTAATGCAATCATCTACGATGGCCCGCAGATATTGAAGCAAGAAGACTTGCATCTCTACCTACAACACGAACAAAAGCTTTTCTTCTGAAAATTTTGATTGAAACTTAATGACAATAATTTCCACTTTAGTGAGCTAAATTAGTTGCATTTGGAAAGAGGAAAATGAAAGGGATATTGGTATCTATATACAACCTCAAGTATTTATTGGCATATATTTAGGGGATATTGACATAAATATTTACTAGCATATCTTTAGCCAGGGATTAGGTTTCCCAACTGAAGCTAAAAATGTTGGTATTTTATAGCAAAGTCCAATTGTAATCCAATATTTACTAAGAAGGTAAATATTCTTTCCTTATTTCATGCTCAATAATATGTATGATGTATCTAGTAGTAACACTCTTAACATAAACACAATATACTCCTAAAATAGTCGACGAAATTTTGTGTTTCCTTTATTGaacaatttaacttaaaaaaattcaacttcataATTTTAATCCAATTTCGAGATCTACAAATTATTTTCAATCGCATCATCACATTGGTATCTAGCTTTTTTACCTTTAAATCCATAAAAATAGATATGGACTATTTAAACATTTATGCTAGAAAGAATTTTTCAAAACAATGGTTTAAAGATTTCATTGATATCAATAGGATAGACCCGCCATGTGTAAAACAATAACTCAATAATTTTTAATCATTGATTAATTAAGTTATAATAAAGATTcatattgttaattttttgtcattcatttaattaacttaaaaattgacataaaattGATTTACAATAGTGTTTGAAATTCCCATGCACAATGcacttaaaagaaaagaaaattatcaACTTATgtacaatataaaaaaaatttagtcaTATTCAATTGACTTTTTATGTCTAATTGCAAGAGCCGAAAGTCATTTTTCATCGTTCTTAATTGTAGCTTTAATATGCGTCAACAATGCTAAGCTTCACCCAAAAAGaattcacatatatataagattcTCACCCAATTAGAAAGTTGATTATTAACGAATAGAAAGGTTTAAAGAATAAAGTGAGATAACAATATGATTTGTGAGTCGGTCAATTAAAATTATGGGGAAATAGTTTTTTCAAACTAAATGGTTAATTTCATCTAATTTATTTCCATCCATGTAGGGGATATTTAACAACTTTGATTAAAAAGATATTGAATATCAAGCTCAATAATATTTGACCCTTTGCCCAATCCAATATTTACTAAGAAGGTAAATATTCTTTCCTTATTTCATGCTCAATAATATGTACGGTGTATCTAGTGGTAGCATTCTTAACATAAACACAATACTCCTAAAATAGTCGACGAGGATTTTGTGTTTCCTTTATTGAGGAAATCTCAACCAAGCTGTCATTCGATTTCATAAGGATTTAATCCAATTTCGAGATCTAcaaactattttcaatcgcatCATCACATAAGGTATCATAGCAAATTTACCAATTTAAATCCATAACAATAGATATTGGGATATTTGACAACATTTTTTGTAGAATATGGAGTTAATGGCGGTGATTCGTACAAATATCAAGTTTTGAAGATTTCATTGATACAATAGCAAAACAATTGAAGTTGGACATCAAAAATAATTCTTTAGAAATTCATTACAAGGTTGACGAGGATTCTCCACAAATATTTTGATTTACAATGATATGGGTTTACGTGTATACATTgagttaaagaaaaaaaattgaatttgagtGTAACCATAATTTATAACAGTTAAGGTGAATAATATACATGGTTCCAATATAAATTTGAATGATGAAATCTTCGTCTAGATGCATGAAAATTGTTGATATACATGAAAGACCTAATGGTGATACACTTCCAAGGAGTTATACATGACAAATAATTATCTATTAAACATTTGATGTTAGGTGTATTTATACGTCTTTCCGCcctattttctcatatttgtatcTTGTTTTAGAGCTAAATACGTTAAATACACCTAACTACTATTGACTTTGCCATATAGAACTAATTTGTGCATTATTGTGGAATCTAAATTTAACGTCGAAAATACTCCGTTTCGAAGAAGAAGAGTTCAAAATCGGCAGTGTGGAACAAGGCAAAGCCTTGCGGAGGAAGGTCCAAAGCATGGAGACCCTTCGCTTTCAAGGCAAGGGAGTGTGAAGTGGGAATTTGCACTAAGGCTGGAAATCACATGGACCTCGCGGAGCAAGGTCCAAAGCACATTTGTCATGCTTTGTGGCTCACGCCACACAAGCAAGGATCAACATTGGGGAAAATTTCGCTAAAATCGGAAATGCACAAGGCCTTGCGGGGTGAAGCCCATCGCAAGGTGCGACCTTGCCTTGGAGCGTGTGCGCGAGGTGTGTCTGGCGGAGCTGAAATAATTCTAAGTCCAAGCCGAGTTTGGATGACCTTTTGAAGACTTTTGCTACTACTACAAAATAGACCCTAGGTCGTTTTGAGAGGGGCTCAGCCGTTTTAGCACTCGAGAGCAAGGATTAGAGTTGTTCTTCGTAGGGTTATATCTTTAAAATCGAAAATGCACAAGGCCTCGCGGGGCGAAGCCCATCGCAAGGTGCGACCTTGCCTTGGAGCGCGTGCGCGAGTTGTGTCTGGCGGAGCTGAAATAATTCTAAGTCCAAGCCGAGTTTGGATGATCTTTTGAAGACTTTTCCTAATACAACAAAATAGACCCTAGGTCGTTTTGAAGGGGCTCAGCCGTTTTAGCACTCGAGAGCAAGGATTAGAGTTGTTCTTCGTGGGGTTATATCTTTAAAATCGAAAATGCACAAGGCCTCGCGGGCGAAGCCCATCGCAGGTGCGACCTTGCCTTGGAGCATCGTGCGCGAGTTGTTGTCTGCTTGCGCAATAGTCGAAATAATTCTAAGTCCAAGCCGAGTTTGGATGACCTTTTGAAGACTTTTTGCTACTACTACAAAATAGACCCTAGGTCGTTTTAGAGGGCTCGATTTTAGCACTCGAGAGCAAGGATTAGAGTTGTTCTTCGTGGGGTTATATCTTTAAAATCGAAAATGCACACCCCTCGCGGGCTCTCTATGTTAAGCCCTTTGCAATGGTGCGACCTTGCCTTGGAGCGCGTGCGCTAGTTGTGTAGTAGCGGATAAAACAAATAATTCTAAGTCCAAGCCGAGTTTGGATGATCTTTTGAAGACTTTTCCTAATACAACAAAATAGACCCTAGGTCGTTTTGAAGGGGCTCAGCCGTTTTAGCACGCGAGAGCAAGGATTAGAGTTGTTCTTCGCAGGGCTATCTCTTTCACCTTCATTACTTCATCTTTTCTTAGATTAAACATGAACACTATTTGTTGTAATCAGATTATGAGTAGCTAGTTAAACTCTATAGCTCGAGGGTTGTGGTGTAACCATGAGTATTGACGTTTGAATAGTATTTTCATCTTAGTGGCTTATTCAATACGATTCTTAATTGCTTGTGCAATAGTCGagttcttttttattatttaatataCATGCTTGAAAGAGATGTTGTTAGATTAGAGAAGAAGTAGAGAGAACGTGATTTGATTATATACCTAGACTAGGGCTAGAATTTGTGGATAGGATAGACATATACCTAGGCACCGCGTTCAATTAAAAACCGTAAATGAATTGTGTTCTTAACAGGTCAATTCCATAGATATATAGGTGGCGAACTGTTTTGAATAGGCGAGTAGTATTTCGACAGAATATTACGAGAGTTAATAATCTGGTTAATTAGCAATCATGAATAAAACTGCTAGGGTGAAATACTTGCATGACTCAATATGATCGGTAAACCAAACACAACCCTCGAATACTATCTCTCTCTATGTTAAATCCAAGCTTTGAACGAACATTCGTGACAAATTTGTTAGCGTACTTAATTAGTCTTTTAATTTATGTAGTAGCTTATAAAACAAACAACTCTTTTGTGGAAATACTTGCTTAAGTGGTAGTAGTAGTGAGCTCTAATTTAACCGTTGATCATAAGTCTACGTGGATACGAGCAGTCACTGTATCACAAAACTTCTATATTTATTAAGTACTAGATAATATGTGTAACTGAATGTGTAATGATACTCAAATTTGACACTTTTTAAGAAGTGAAATTTAATAATAAAACTCTCGCAATGATTCAAACGAAACCCTCCTTGTAATGATTCAAGCGAGAAATTATGACAAATTAACAAGACTGAACTCGTCAAAGGGGTATAAATTTTACCGAAGTTTTTTCGGAATGTAACGATTGGGGAAAGAATAGAGTCCGAGccaaatggattttttttttaagctaataGTCCAAAATagaatgcctttttttttttgatagaaatgggtatttcgttggataaccaaactcgaaatacccattttattacttttattgatgatttttctacatacgtatgttttcttgaaatgtaacaaataattttttttttttttttttggtatttcgtGGTACTAgtaacgaaatagcattaaattttttttttttatttggttcatccataccaaaacgaaatttaaaaaaaaaaaaaattgtcctattTCATTGGACTACCAACTaaataggataaaaaaataaaaaaaaaatttatcctatttcgttggactaccaacgaaataggacaaaattttattttttttatttcgttttttgtataaacgaaataaatatttttttttatttcgtttatacaagaacgaaataggaaaatataattttttttttttttttttttttgtatttcgttggtatatgaacgaaataggataattttttttttttttttttttttttgcatttcgtttatattcatCGTATTCGATTATCTAAATCTCAAACTAACTAACTTCATTAATAtctaaaaaaccttttttcaacggaggtttaaaaaaaaaacataaaggaGAGGGGAGTTGGTGTAATTGGTATATGaacgaaataggacaatttttttttttgtatttcatttataaaaaaatgaaataggaaattttttttttttatttcgtttatataaaaacgaaatagaaaaatataattttttctttttgtatttcatttataaaaaaacgaagtaggaaaataattttttttatttcgtttatataaaaaagaaataggaatatatatattttgtatttcgttcatataccaatgaaataggataaatatatatatatatatatatattttgtatttcatttatataaaaacgaaataggaaaataattttttttttttttggtgaaactAAAAATACCGACTTGACATGAGAAATccgtttcaaaaaaaaaaaaaaacatgaaagctATTGCCTTGAGCAATCACACTTGTTCattgtaaaaagaaaaggaaagcaTGTTTCCAaagtttctttaaaaaaaattgaaaatgataTTGACAAGCCAATTTTTTAGCTTCTAACTTGGAATGTAAAATGTAAGAAAAATCGTGTTTCAAGGTTctgacataactttattttgaatattaaatataattctaaaaaatatagggagaaaaactagttgtaaagtggtcaaactttagatagTCATAACTTTGCCCTCGGACGTCCGTTTtatgcgttttttttttaacttgcgtattttt
This window harbors:
- the LOC132052603 gene encoding probable carbohydrate esterase At4g34215; this translates as MASTLENEANSLKNVFILSGQSNMAGRGGVEKHHWDGVVPNECSPDASRIFRLSAHLHWEVAREPLHHDIDSKKTCGVGPGMSFANAIKDRVEAIGLVPCAVGGTAIKEWAHGEHLYVNMVKRARAAMHHGGEIKALLWYQGESDTLSQHCAETYKANMEKLIHNVRADLHLPSLPIIQVAIASGDEKYIEKIREAQKAIDLPKVVCVDAMGLQLKEDNLHLTTEAQVKLGQMLADAYLTHFAPQEPCVASS